A part of Aspergillus flavus chromosome 1, complete sequence genomic DNA contains:
- a CDS encoding zinc knuckle transcription factor: protein MGGWGADDGAAGWENAGDIATYNDENANPSGNFKDDGFGGNAWENTSAGNEQNDDNKCRNCGSDGHFARNCPEPRKGMACFNCGEEGHSKAECTKPRVFKGTCRVCNQEGHPASQCPERPPDVCKNCKMEGHRTIDCKENRKFDLNNVPDKLPEEAWAAMQKASEEKDLEDFREALKIYSKAVPDATFVDIENKMRQDNLNFYLIAMEKPVGDCISVINLQGKLDCKYVVGFYYSPKPQRANLKERWPESVEENLERLEDAGIPYDREIPKCSNCGEMGHTARGCKEEHVVHERVEVKCVNCSAVGHRARDCTEPRRDRFACRNCGSSEHKAAECPNPRSAEGVEFGHFAKDCPQAPAPRTCRNCGSEDHIARDCDKPRDISTVTCRNCDEVGHFSRDCPKKKDWSKVKCNNCGEMGHTVKRCPSAVVNDTGMGDNSGLGDSGNQNATADDGWAADNTGMADHSEAQPAEEGGCEPGW, encoded by the exons ATGGGTGGCTGGGGTGCTGACGATGGAGCGGCTGGATGGGAGAATGCTGGTGATATTG CGACCTACAATGACGAAAATGCTAACCCATCCGGCAACTTCAAAGATGATGGCTTTGGTGGCAATGCCTGGGAGAATACGTCTGCCGGGAATGAACAGAACGATGACAACAAATGTCGCAA CTGTGGAAGCGATGGTCATTTCGCACGTAACTGCCCTGAGCCCCGCAAGGGTATGGCCTGCTTCAACTGCGGTGAGGAAGG TCATAGCAAAGCAGAATGCACCAAGCCTCGTGTTTTCAAAGGCACTTGTCGCGTCTGCAACCAGGAAGGTCATCCTGCTTCTCAGTGCCCTGAGAGACCTCCCGATGTGTGTAAGAACTGCAAAATGGAAG GTCATAGAACCATTGACTGCAAGGAGAACCGCAAGTTCGACCTGAACAACGTACCGGACAAGCTTCCAGAGGAGGCCTGGGCAGCCATGCAGAAGGCCAGTGAGGAGAAGGATCTTGAGGATTTTCGCGAA GCTTTGAAGATCTATTCTAAGGCAGTTCCTGATGCGACTTTCGTTGATATTGAAAACAAGATGCGTCAGGACAACCTTAACTTTTACCTCATTGCGATG GAAAAGCCAGTTGGTGACTGTATCAGTGTGATCAATCTTCAAGGCAAGCTGGACTGCAAGTATGTCGTTGGGTTTTACTACAGTCCGAAACCCCAGCGTGCCAATCTCAAAGAGCGTTGGCCTGAGTCGGTGGAAGAGAACCTTGAGCGTCTGGAAGATGCTGGTATCCCTTATGATCGAGAAATCCCAAAGTGCTCAAACTGTGGAG AAATGGGTCATACTGCGCGTGGCTGCAAGGAGGAGCATGTTGTTCATGAACGTGTCGAAGTGAAGTGTGTCAACTGCAGCGCCGTCGGACACCGTGCCCGTGACTGCACTGAGCCTCGCCGCGATAGATTCGCTTGCCGTAACTGCGG ATCCTCTGAGCATAAAGCAGCCGAATGTCCTAACCCTCGCTCAGCAGAGGGCGTTGAGT TCGGTCATTTCGCGAAGGATTGTCCACAGGCCCCTGCCCCGAGAACCTGTCGCAACTGCGG ATCCGAGGATCACATTGCACGAGACTGCGATAAGCCCCGTGACATTTCAACTGTGACTTGCCGTAACTGTGACGAAG TTGGCCATTTCAGCCGCGATtgtccgaagaagaaggactgGTCAAAGGTCAAATGCAACAACTGCGGTGAAA TGGGTCACACTGTCAAGCGCTGCCCTAGCGCCGTAGTCAACGATACCGGTATGGGCGACAACTCGGGTTTGGGAGATAGTGGCAACCAGAACGCGACCGCAGATGATGGGTGGGCTGCCGATAACACCGGGATGGCCGACCATTCGGAGGCACAGCCTGCCGAAGAAGGCGGATGTGAACCAGGTTGGTAG